One window of the Desulfobaculum xiamenense genome contains the following:
- a CDS encoding metallophosphoesterase family protein, whose product MDKFERFWIGCGDIHGDPRRLAEIPGVAGAEGIILSGDLTTNGGLKVAREVIETVRGSNPRIYAQIGNMDAHAVTDWLEERDMNIHARVRELAPGAGIIGVGCSSPTPFRTPCEVPDSQLAAWLDAAHSAMPDWAALLLVSHDPPYGTSADELPGGMHVGSRAVRAFIERVQPDVCLCGHIHEARTEDMIGRTRIVNPGMLAHGGYAVIGLVDGRFTAKLRVLD is encoded by the coding sequence ATGGACAAATTCGAAAGATTCTGGATCGGTTGCGGCGACATCCACGGCGACCCCCGGCGGCTCGCCGAAATCCCCGGAGTCGCCGGAGCCGAAGGGATAATTCTCAGTGGCGATCTGACCACCAATGGTGGGCTGAAGGTCGCCCGTGAGGTCATAGAGACCGTGCGGGGCAGCAACCCGCGTATATATGCCCAGATTGGCAACATGGACGCCCACGCCGTCACGGACTGGCTGGAAGAGCGTGACATGAACATCCATGCCCGCGTGCGCGAGCTGGCCCCCGGCGCAGGGATTATCGGCGTTGGCTGCTCATCGCCCACGCCTTTTCGGACGCCCTGTGAGGTGCCGGATTCGCAGCTTGCGGCGTGGCTCGACGCCGCGCATTCCGCCATGCCCGATTGGGCGGCGCTGCTTCTGGTCTCGCATGATCCGCCCTATGGCACGTCGGCCGATGAACTGCCCGGCGGTATGCACGTGGGCAGCCGCGCCGTGCGCGCGTTCATCGAACGTGTCCAGCCGGACGTGTGTCTGTGCGGACACATCCACGAGGCCCGCACCGAGGATATGATCGGCCGGACGCGCATCGTCAATCCCGGCATGCTCGCTCATGGTGGCTATGCCGTCATCGGCCTCGTCGACGGTCGTTTCACCGCAAAACTGCGCGTGCTGGATTGA
- a CDS encoding 5-formyltetrahydrofolate cyclo-ligase, whose product MHGTQIPKARLRADLLARRKALLPAEVASHSGRILAHLRTLPVWNDAREILMYLPVKNEVDTTPLLDELWGRSVRLLLPRCRPDQPGVMDVACATCAEEIAPGMHGIREPQPEQCPSLATCHPDLILVPGVGFDRRGFRLGFGAGFYDRFLAGECSTGATVIGLAYGFQLVDELPADPWDIPMHAIITEDGILWI is encoded by the coding sequence ATGCACGGCACGCAAATACCCAAGGCTCGCCTGCGGGCCGACCTGCTAGCGCGGCGCAAGGCGCTCCTCCCAGCCGAGGTCGCCAGCCACAGCGGCAGAATTCTCGCCCACCTGCGCACCCTGCCCGTCTGGAACGACGCGCGGGAAATTCTCATGTACCTCCCCGTGAAAAACGAGGTGGACACCACGCCCCTTCTTGACGAACTGTGGGGGCGAAGCGTACGCCTCCTCCTCCCCCGCTGCCGCCCGGATCAACCCGGAGTCATGGACGTGGCCTGCGCCACCTGCGCGGAGGAGATCGCACCGGGCATGCACGGCATCCGCGAACCGCAGCCGGAGCAATGCCCCAGTCTCGCCACATGCCACCCGGACCTCATTCTCGTTCCCGGCGTGGGGTTCGACCGCAGAGGATTCCGGCTCGGCTTCGGTGCCGGATTTTACGACAGATTTCTCGCAGGGGAATGCTCCACCGGGGCAACGGTCATCGGTCTCGCCTACGGCTTCCAGCTCGTGGACGAACTTCCCGCCGACCCGTGGGACATCCCCATGCACGCCATAATCACTGAGGACGGCATCCTATGGATCTAA
- a CDS encoding polyphenol oxidase family protein, producing MDLSYIPFRFPGLDKVNCYFGTRMGGAEKGPYDNANISLEVGDAPEHVINYRRNLQRELGFETWQEVRQVHGPQMIFEPEPTDIAVEGSIEADGIATSCPGRALIIKTADCQPILLAHASGKYVAALHVGWRGNVLHFPTTGVKAFCREYDLPPEEVLAVRGPSLGPAWSQFVNFHDEFGKNFRDYYDPDTASVDLWRLTRDQLLAAGVRPSHIFGLDLCTYSLPQLFFSYRRNRNCGRMASMIWIEK from the coding sequence ATGGATCTAAGCTACATACCTTTCCGCTTTCCGGGGCTCGACAAGGTCAACTGCTATTTCGGCACCCGCATGGGTGGAGCCGAAAAGGGCCCCTACGACAACGCGAACATCTCCCTCGAAGTGGGCGATGCTCCCGAGCATGTCATCAATTACCGCCGCAACCTGCAACGCGAACTCGGCTTCGAAACGTGGCAGGAAGTGCGGCAGGTCCACGGACCGCAGATGATCTTCGAGCCGGAACCCACGGACATCGCCGTTGAGGGCAGCATCGAGGCCGACGGCATCGCGACCTCCTGCCCCGGCCGGGCGCTCATCATCAAGACAGCCGACTGCCAGCCCATCCTGCTGGCCCACGCCAGTGGCAAGTACGTCGCAGCCCTGCATGTGGGCTGGCGCGGCAACGTCCTCCACTTCCCCACCACGGGCGTGAAGGCCTTCTGCCGCGAATACGACCTGCCGCCCGAAGAGGTGCTGGCCGTGCGCGGCCCGAGCCTCGGCCCCGCATGGAGCCAGTTCGTCAATTTCCATGACGAGTTCGGCAAAAACTTCCGCGACTACTACGACCCGGACACCGCGTCCGTGGACCTCTGGCGGCTGACGCGCGACCAGCTTCTGGCCGCCGGCGTGCGCCCCAGCCACATCTTCGGGCTGGACCTGTGCACCTACAGCCTGCCCCAGCTCTTCTTCTCGTACCGTCGCAACAGGAACTGCGGCCGCATGGCAAGCATGATCTGGATCGAGAAGTAG
- a CDS encoding sigma 54-interacting transcriptional regulator translates to MKNLILVVDDEDGIRFSLRGILEDEGYEVAEAESGEAALELIEGQMPSLVLLDIWLSGIDGLQVLDRLQERVPDLPVVMISGHGNIETAVTAIKKGAFDFIEKPLSLEKVIVCVNKALEFNSIRQENRVLRERLESDQAHRLTGESEAIAILRHQIEQVAPTDAWVLITGENGTGKEIVARSIHQQSRRADRPLVAVNCAAIPEELIESELFGHVKGAFTGAESSQAGKFELAHTGTLFLDEIGDMSLKTQAKILRILQEQKFERVGGRKTITVDVRVIAATNKNLQEEIRAGQFREDLYYRLRVFPLEVPALRVRAGDVPLLIDEFVSRLTRMHGFRPLTFSPAALESLKRYPWPGNVRELKNFVERMLIMHGGSEVGPEALPAEYRGSVGALDFDDDADDMGIQSGAADFKAARSEFEARFLRQKLREFNGNITRLAESIGLERSYLSRKLKAYGIQAD, encoded by the coding sequence GTGAAGAACCTGATACTTGTCGTCGACGACGAGGACGGCATCCGCTTTTCATTGCGCGGCATCCTCGAGGACGAGGGCTACGAGGTGGCGGAGGCCGAAAGCGGCGAAGCCGCGCTGGAACTCATCGAGGGGCAGATGCCGTCCCTCGTGCTGCTGGACATATGGCTTTCGGGCATTGACGGATTGCAGGTGCTGGACAGGTTGCAGGAGCGGGTGCCCGATCTGCCCGTGGTCATGATTTCCGGCCATGGCAACATCGAAACGGCGGTCACGGCCATCAAGAAGGGGGCCTTCGATTTCATCGAGAAGCCTTTGTCCCTTGAAAAGGTCATCGTCTGCGTGAACAAGGCGCTGGAGTTCAACTCCATCCGGCAGGAAAACCGTGTCTTGCGCGAGCGCTTGGAGTCCGATCAGGCGCATCGCCTTACCGGCGAGTCCGAAGCCATTGCCATTTTGCGCCACCAGATCGAGCAGGTGGCCCCCACCGACGCGTGGGTGCTCATCACCGGCGAGAACGGAACCGGCAAGGAAATCGTGGCCCGTTCCATCCACCAGCAGAGCCGCCGCGCGGATCGACCGCTGGTGGCTGTGAACTGCGCGGCCATTCCCGAGGAACTCATCGAGAGTGAACTCTTCGGGCACGTGAAGGGCGCGTTCACCGGTGCGGAATCGTCGCAGGCCGGAAAGTTCGAGCTGGCGCACACGGGCACCCTGTTCCTCGACGAGATCGGCGACATGAGCCTCAAGACGCAGGCCAAGATTCTGCGCATCCTGCAGGAGCAGAAGTTCGAGCGGGTCGGCGGGCGCAAGACAATCACCGTGGATGTGCGGGTCATCGCCGCCACCAACAAGAATCTTCAGGAGGAAATCCGGGCCGGACAGTTCCGCGAGGACCTCTACTATCGCCTGCGCGTTTTTCCGCTGGAGGTTCCCGCCCTGCGCGTTCGCGCCGGGGACGTGCCGTTACTCATCGACGAGTTCGTCTCGCGTCTCACGCGGATGCATGGATTCCGTCCGCTGACCTTCTCGCCAGCGGCGCTGGAGAGCCTGAAGCGGTATCCGTGGCCGGGAAATGTTCGCGAACTGAAGAATTTCGTGGAGCGGATGCTCATCATGCATGGTGGGTCCGAGGTCGGCCCGGAGGCACTGCCCGCCGAATATCGTGGCAGTGTCGGCGCGCTCGATTTTGACGACGATGCCGACGACATGGGCATCCAGTCCGGCGCGGCGGATTTCAAGGCTGCGCGTTCCGAGTTCGAGGCGCGGTTCCTGCGTCAGAAGCTCCGCGAATTCAACGGCAATATTACGCGTTTGGCGGAGTCCATCGGGCTTGAGCGCTCCTATCTGTCGCGAAAGCTCAAGGCCTACGGCATTCAGGCGGACTAG
- a CDS encoding HD domain-containing phosphohydrolase, whose protein sequence is MTKKRILVVEDESIVSLDIRHRLKALGYEAAALVSSGEDAVRMAGESAPDLVLMDIHLAGAMDGVQAAEEIRHRFDVPVVYLTAYADHETLQRVKVTEPFGYILKPFEDRELQSAIEMACYKHRSERRVRDNARWLESTLESVGEGVISADGQGRVKYMNGAAAALTGWALNEAAGRGLSDLLALGGADGDEPVDLVGAVLASGEAVRTDALSLKRRSGGEVPVEISVTAVRGERGDILGVVVALRDITERRQAVSALRRSVSELRQARDATVGALIVTSEKRDPYTAGHQARVSRLAVAMARRLDLPAEVVEGIEVAAKLHDLGKIYIPAEILSKPALLSDIEQRMVQAHPSVGYDILRGVPFPWPVADIVHQHHERLDGSGYPRGLAGEAILPQARVLAVADVVEAMSSHRPYRASLGLPSALDEIRAGRGGLYDATVVDACLALFDSGYDFEEAEGEYASANHKEHDG, encoded by the coding sequence ATGACGAAGAAGCGGATACTGGTGGTCGAGGACGAGTCCATCGTCTCGCTGGACATCAGGCACAGGCTCAAGGCGCTTGGCTACGAAGCCGCCGCGCTGGTCTCGTCGGGCGAGGACGCTGTGCGCATGGCCGGAGAGAGTGCGCCGGACCTCGTGCTCATGGACATCCATCTGGCCGGGGCCATGGACGGTGTGCAGGCCGCAGAGGAAATCCGCCACCGTTTCGATGTCCCGGTCGTGTATCTCACCGCCTATGCCGATCACGAGACGCTCCAGCGGGTCAAGGTCACCGAGCCGTTCGGCTACATTCTCAAGCCCTTCGAGGATCGCGAACTCCAGTCGGCCATAGAGATGGCCTGCTACAAGCACCGCTCGGAGCGGCGCGTGCGCGACAACGCCCGCTGGCTGGAGTCCACTCTCGAAAGCGTGGGCGAAGGCGTCATTTCCGCCGATGGACAGGGCCGCGTGAAGTACATGAACGGCGCGGCCGCCGCGTTGACCGGCTGGGCGTTGAACGAGGCCGCGGGGCGCGGACTTTCCGATCTGCTTGCGCTTGGCGGTGCGGACGGGGACGAGCCGGTCGATCTTGTCGGTGCGGTGCTCGCGTCCGGCGAAGCCGTGCGGACTGATGCGCTTTCGCTGAAGCGGCGGAGCGGCGGCGAGGTGCCCGTGGAAATTTCCGTGACGGCGGTGCGGGGCGAGCGGGGGGACATCCTCGGCGTGGTCGTCGCGCTGCGCGACATCACCGAACGGCGGCAGGCGGTCAGCGCGCTGCGCCGGAGCGTGAGTGAACTGCGGCAGGCGCGCGACGCCACCGTCGGTGCGCTCATCGTCACCTCTGAGAAGCGCGACCCCTACACCGCAGGGCATCAGGCCCGAGTTTCGCGGCTGGCGGTGGCCATGGCGAGGCGGCTGGACCTGCCTGCCGAGGTCGTCGAGGGCATCGAGGTCGCCGCGAAGCTGCATGATCTCGGCAAAATTTACATTCCGGCGGAGATTCTTTCGAAACCGGCGCTACTGTCCGACATCGAGCAGCGCATGGTGCAGGCGCATCCCAGCGTGGGGTACGACATTCTGCGCGGGGTGCCCTTTCCGTGGCCTGTGGCGGACATTGTGCACCAGCATCACGAGCGCCTCGACGGCAGCGGCTATCCGCGCGGACTCGCAGGGGAGGCCATTTTGCCGCAGGCCCGAGTGCTGGCCGTGGCCGACGTGGTGGAGGCCATGTCGTCGCATCGGCCCTACCGGGCGTCGCTTGGCCTTCCGAGTGCGCTGGACGAGATTCGCGCCGGGCGAGGGGGACTCTACGATGCCACGGTCGTGGACGCTTGCCTTGCACTTTTCGATTCGGGCTATGATTTCGAAGAGGCCGAAGGGGAGTATGCTTCGGCCAATCACAAGGAGCATGACGGGTGA
- a CDS encoding TIGR01777 family oxidoreductase, whose protein sequence is MRVIIVGGTGFIGRELCVALLAHGHDVVVTSRCPDRVERLFGGRVGAAAWDGRDPESFARLLDEATQPQVVVNLVGENIANGYWTAAKKRRILDSRVVPGRALARAVAIADGPVAAFVQASAVGYYGYDASADDRPVDENSPKGRGFLADVCEAWEGSVAAVAECGVRLALARTGVVLGPGGGVLERFVPPFRMYLGGPLGSGRQWFPWIHAADEVAALAFLAEREDARGAFNLVSPGVVTMGDFCAGIGRVLGRPSWLGVPGFALRLVLGDMAREVVLASHRAVPARLLEMGFVFGYPDLRVALGNIFND, encoded by the coding sequence ATGCGGGTCATCATTGTTGGCGGTACGGGATTCATCGGACGGGAACTGTGCGTGGCCTTGCTTGCGCACGGGCACGACGTTGTGGTCACCTCGCGCTGCCCCGACCGGGTGGAGCGCCTTTTCGGCGGCCGCGTCGGTGCGGCGGCGTGGGATGGACGCGACCCGGAGTCTTTTGCCCGTCTGCTGGACGAGGCCACGCAGCCGCAGGTGGTGGTGAATCTCGTTGGCGAGAATATCGCCAACGGCTACTGGACCGCCGCCAAGAAGCGCCGCATTCTCGATAGCCGTGTCGTCCCCGGCCGTGCGCTGGCGCGGGCCGTGGCCATTGCCGATGGTCCCGTTGCCGCGTTTGTGCAGGCCTCGGCCGTGGGCTACTACGGATACGACGCCTCGGCGGATGATCGGCCCGTGGATGAGAACAGCCCGAAGGGGCGCGGATTTCTCGCCGACGTCTGCGAGGCGTGGGAGGGGAGCGTGGCCGCCGTTGCCGAATGCGGCGTGCGCCTCGCGCTGGCGCGGACCGGGGTGGTGCTTGGGCCGGGGGGCGGCGTGCTGGAGCGTTTTGTTCCGCCGTTTCGCATGTACCTTGGTGGGCCGCTTGGCAGCGGCAGGCAGTGGTTTCCGTGGATCCACGCCGCAGACGAGGTCGCGGCCCTCGCCTTTTTGGCGGAGCGCGAGGACGCGCGGGGCGCGTTCAATCTCGTCTCGCCGGGCGTTGTGACCATGGGCGATTTCTGTGCCGGGATCGGGCGTGTCCTCGGGCGGCCGTCGTGGCTTGGCGTGCCGGGGTTCGCTCTTCGTCTCGTCCTCGGTGACATGGCCCGCGAGGTGGTGCTCGCCAGCCACAGGGCCGTTCCGGCGCGTCTGCTGGAAATGGGCTTCGTTTTCGGCTATCCTGACCTCCGAGTGGCCTTGGGAAATATTTTCAATGATTAG
- a CDS encoding ATP-binding protein produces the protein MQEPIETPQEPSADGQNAQDGRTIRVGTGTTRERKRRQHELFMAFIALLVVLMLTWVELKYFGEVNSFIFLGLFNLNVILLFAIVFVVLRNVIKLVLERRRNVLGSKLRTRLVISFVALSIVPTFLMFALGAKFVQTSVDFWFKTQVEDSLEEALEVGQAFYASSQERLERRSDYILGRILERRFAWGGKAMDAFLKEKRAEYDLSLIGIINPDLSEQNWHTGPEWEGVWEDVRNKINWDSLRDRPEFWSTIRAGSGADMVLGLQPVDGGRTGYIVLGESIGHGLLYKLDKIVHGISEYKQIRTMKHQWKLALYVLLAVVTMLIVMGAIWFGMRLAKELSAPVQALADGTQRVARGDLTVRLEDSSSDELGFLVQSFNEMARDLQLSRAELTEANEQLNRNNRELEQRGRYIEAVLDNIGAGVISLDSAGCVSTVNKAAETMLCLDGSTIIGRRPLELLQGRYAELISEVFEQMGASPGSQWQRQIDLTLGSRDLKLLVNVVTLTGPDGTEYGIVAVFEDITELEKMQRVAAWREVARRIAHEIKNPLTPIKLSAQRMERKFGPQVEDPVFTQCTQLIVNQVEHLQQMVQEFSSFAKLPEVDLKWGYLAPLLDEIVAMFRNSHTSIDWELTYDGQIPRLKLDVEGMRRVLINILTNAADAVREQAEPAVEVVVSCDRLLGWVRIEVRDNGEGLTQEERSRLFEPYFSRKKGGTGLGLTIVKSIVSDHHGYVRAMPREPRGTTLVVELPV, from the coding sequence ATGCAGGAACCCATCGAAACCCCGCAGGAGCCGTCGGCCGACGGGCAGAACGCGCAGGACGGCCGCACGATACGGGTCGGCACCGGAACCACGCGCGAACGCAAGCGCCGCCAGCACGAATTGTTCATGGCGTTCATCGCGCTGCTCGTGGTGCTCATGCTCACGTGGGTGGAGCTCAAGTATTTCGGCGAGGTCAACTCGTTCATCTTCCTCGGGTTGTTCAACCTGAACGTCATCCTGCTGTTCGCCATCGTCTTCGTCGTGCTGCGCAACGTCATCAAGCTCGTGCTGGAGCGGCGGCGCAACGTGCTTGGCTCGAAACTGCGAACGCGGCTGGTCATTTCCTTTGTCGCCCTGTCCATCGTGCCGACCTTTCTCATGTTCGCCCTTGGGGCCAAGTTCGTCCAGACCTCCGTGGATTTCTGGTTCAAGACGCAGGTCGAGGACTCGCTGGAGGAGGCGCTGGAAGTCGGTCAGGCGTTCTACGCCTCGTCGCAGGAACGTCTGGAGCGGCGCTCCGACTACATCCTCGGCCGCATTCTGGAACGCAGGTTCGCATGGGGCGGCAAGGCGATGGACGCCTTTCTCAAGGAAAAGCGCGCGGAGTATGATCTCTCCCTCATCGGCATCATCAATCCCGACCTGTCCGAACAGAATTGGCACACCGGGCCAGAGTGGGAGGGCGTGTGGGAGGACGTGCGCAACAAGATCAACTGGGACAGCCTGCGCGACCGCCCGGAGTTCTGGTCCACCATCCGCGCCGGTTCCGGGGCGGACATGGTGCTTGGCCTGCAACCGGTTGACGGCGGGCGCACGGGCTACATCGTCCTCGGCGAGAGCATCGGCCACGGGCTACTCTACAAGCTGGACAAGATCGTCCACGGCATAAGCGAGTACAAGCAGATCCGGACCATGAAGCACCAGTGGAAACTGGCGCTCTATGTGCTTCTGGCCGTGGTGACCATGCTCATCGTCATGGGGGCCATTTGGTTCGGCATGCGGCTGGCCAAGGAACTCTCCGCGCCGGTGCAGGCGCTGGCCGACGGCACCCAGCGCGTGGCACGCGGCGACCTCACCGTGCGCCTCGAAGACTCCTCCAGCGACGAGCTGGGATTCCTCGTGCAGAGCTTCAACGAGATGGCGCGCGACCTGCAACTTTCCCGCGCGGAACTCACCGAGGCCAACGAGCAACTCAACCGCAACAATCGCGAGTTGGAGCAACGTGGGCGCTACATCGAGGCCGTTCTGGACAACATCGGCGCGGGCGTCATCTCGCTCGACAGCGCAGGCTGCGTGAGCACCGTCAACAAGGCCGCCGAAACCATGCTCTGCCTCGATGGCTCGACGATCATCGGACGCAGGCCACTCGAACTGTTACAGGGCCGCTATGCGGAACTCATCAGCGAGGTATTCGAGCAGATGGGCGCAAGCCCCGGTTCGCAGTGGCAGCGTCAGATTGACCTGACCCTCGGTAGCCGCGATCTCAAGCTGCTGGTCAACGTGGTGACGCTGACCGGACCGGACGGCACCGAGTACGGCATCGTGGCCGTGTTCGAGGACATTACGGAGTTGGAGAAGATGCAGCGTGTCGCCGCGTGGCGCGAAGTGGCCCGGCGCATCGCCCACGAGATCAAGAATCCGCTGACGCCCATCAAGCTTTCCGCCCAGCGCATGGAGCGCAAGTTCGGCCCGCAGGTGGAGGACCCGGTCTTCACCCAGTGCACGCAACTCATCGTCAATCAGGTGGAGCACTTGCAGCAGATGGTGCAGGAGTTTTCCTCCTTCGCAAAGCTGCCCGAGGTCGATCTCAAGTGGGGCTATCTCGCTCCGCTTCTGGACGAGATCGTGGCCATGTTCCGCAATAGCCATACGTCCATCGACTGGGAACTGACCTATGACGGGCAGATTCCCCGCCTCAAGCTGGATGTGGAGGGCATGCGCCGCGTGCTCATCAACATTCTGACCAACGCGGCGGACGCGGTGCGCGAACAGGCCGAGCCCGCCGTAGAGGTTGTCGTCTCCTGCGACAGGCTGCTCGGCTGGGTGCGCATCGAGGTGCGCGACAACGGCGAGGGGCTGACGCAGGAAGAACGCTCGCGCCTGTTTGAACCGTATTTCTCGCGTAAGAAGGGCGGCACGGGCCTCGGGCTGACCATTGTCAAATCCATCGTCAGCGATCATCACGGCTACGTGCGCGCCATGCCGCGCGAACCTCGGGGGACGACGCTCGTCGTGGAACTTCCCGTCTAG
- a CDS encoding DUF4390 domain-containing protein, protein MPSSHAGTLELGNLILDNQAGNITVRFGVRVEDIETLEAVLDEGTVVGLVCESGVSRRKRMWPDAEIASARWESTLSRDVLARDYVLILPGTEKPLRSRDLRTLLDEAWGRLSMVVGPWASLSPGNEYSLDLNISLARRDVPVWLRYVVFFKSWDVLPPVSYQLDFSY, encoded by the coding sequence ATGCCCAGCAGCCATGCGGGCACGCTGGAGCTTGGCAACCTCATCCTCGACAATCAGGCGGGCAACATCACCGTACGCTTCGGCGTCCGCGTGGAGGACATCGAGACCCTCGAAGCCGTGCTCGACGAGGGCACCGTGGTCGGTCTCGTCTGCGAAAGCGGCGTGTCGCGTCGCAAACGCATGTGGCCGGATGCGGAAATCGCCTCGGCGCGCTGGGAATCCACCCTCTCGCGGGATGTGCTTGCCCGCGACTATGTGCTGATTCTGCCGGGAACGGAGAAACCCTTGCGCTCGCGCGATCTGCGCACGCTGCTCGACGAGGCGTGGGGGCGGCTGTCCATGGTTGTCGGCCCGTGGGCCTCGCTGTCCCCGGGCAACGAATACAGTCTGGACCTGAACATCTCCCTCGCCCGGCGCGACGTGCCCGTGTGGCTACGCTACGTGGTGTTCTTCAAGTCCTGGGACGTCCTGCCCCCCGTGAGCTATCAACTCGACTTCAGCTACTAG
- a CDS encoding 23S rRNA (pseudouridine(1915)-N(3))-methyltransferase RlmH gives MRKIKFIWVGKLRKGHWKDAAEHYMTALSRHYPVTEVIVKDAPSHLAETSKNDWEGERILEKLEPQDFPVALDEHGKTMTSVALADRLTGWAEDPSTWPCFIIGGAYGLSSAVLERCRFTMSLSPMTFPHELARVLLLEQLYRAASIQKGLPYHHV, from the coding sequence ATGCGAAAGATCAAGTTCATATGGGTCGGCAAGCTCCGCAAGGGGCACTGGAAGGACGCGGCGGAGCACTACATGACGGCCCTGTCCCGCCATTATCCGGTCACGGAAGTCATCGTGAAGGACGCTCCCTCCCATCTGGCGGAAACGTCCAAAAACGACTGGGAAGGCGAAAGGATTCTGGAAAAGCTCGAACCGCAGGACTTCCCGGTGGCCCTCGACGAGCACGGCAAGACCATGACCTCCGTGGCGCTGGCCGACCGACTCACGGGCTGGGCCGAGGACCCGTCCACATGGCCGTGCTTCATCATCGGCGGAGCGTACGGACTGTCGAGCGCGGTGCTGGAGCGCTGCCGCTTCACCATGAGCCTCTCGCCCATGACCTTCCCGCACGAGTTGGCGCGGGTGCTACTTCTGGAGCAGCTCTACCGCGCGGCAAGCATCCAGAAGGGCCTGCCCTACCACCACGTGTAA
- a CDS encoding phosphate-starvation-inducible PsiE family protein produces the protein MRLPASNKIFDTSLSFILNVVIAYIIVVLNVGLIRTLLGMKRLFGEGDLRSAYNEAIIEILTFLVIIELFKGFVEYFKNQRISLTIMIDSALVFVIRELLVSLYTQGHTEWHLLASFGILVLCLGIVRTLAVRYSPQDAPRQG, from the coding sequence ATGCGCCTTCCCGCATCCAACAAGATATTCGACACGTCCCTCAGCTTCATCCTCAACGTCGTCATCGCCTATATCATCGTCGTCCTGAACGTCGGCCTCATCCGGACGCTTTTAGGCATGAAGAGGCTGTTCGGCGAGGGAGACCTGCGTTCCGCCTACAACGAGGCGATCATCGAAATCCTGACCTTCCTGGTGATCATCGAACTGTTCAAGGGGTTCGTGGAATACTTCAAGAACCAGCGCATCAGCCTGACCATCATGATCGACTCGGCCCTCGTCTTCGTCATCCGCGAACTGTTGGTTTCCCTCTACACCCAAGGCCATACGGAATGGCACCTGCTGGCCTCCTTCGGCATCCTCGTCCTGTGTCTGGGCATCGTACGCACCCTCGCCGTGCGCTACAGCCCGCAGGACGCACCACGTCAGGGCTGA
- a CDS encoding 16S rRNA (guanine(527)-N(7))-methyltransferase RsmG codes for MGKPTPENVAEQAARLGRSITAEQARLLSLYLDALLKWNKAMNLVAHGDWTRVLSDLVADSWHLADFLAELPVAAEPSTLDLGAGAGLPGIPLRVFWERGEYRMVEIREKRVAFMRYALSRLRLARTSALGCRVEELPEELFPVDLILSRAFRPWPEVLAFALPRLQANGLCIILANAPMPDDMAEAPGWRSVGSREYETGGKSRYFWAFTPESASR; via the coding sequence ATGGGAAAGCCCACCCCTGAAAATGTCGCCGAACAGGCTGCGCGCCTTGGTCGCTCCATCACTGCGGAACAGGCAAGGCTCCTCTCGCTGTATCTCGATGCCCTGCTCAAGTGGAACAAGGCCATGAACCTCGTGGCGCATGGTGACTGGACGCGCGTCCTCTCCGACCTTGTGGCGGACAGTTGGCACCTTGCGGATTTTCTTGCCGAGTTGCCCGTGGCCGCGGAGCCTTCTACCCTCGACCTCGGAGCCGGGGCCGGGCTGCCGGGCATTCCGCTGCGCGTGTTCTGGGAGCGCGGCGAGTACCGCATGGTCGAAATCCGCGAAAAGCGTGTGGCCTTCATGCGCTATGCGCTCTCGCGCCTGCGTCTTGCGCGGACGTCCGCCCTTGGCTGCCGTGTCGAGGAGCTGCCGGAGGAGCTTTTTCCCGTGGATCTCATCCTGAGCCGCGCCTTCAGACCGTGGCCCGAGGTGCTGGCCTTCGCGCTGCCGCGTCTGCAAGCGAACGGGCTGTGCATCATCCTCGCCAATGCGCCCATGCCGGACGACATGGCCGAGGCTCCGGGCTGGCGGTCCGTTGGCTCGCGCGAGTACGAGACCGGCGGCAAGTCCCGCTACTTCTGGGCGTTCACGCCCGAGAGCGCTTCGAGATAG